One window from the genome of Cryptomeria japonica chromosome 6, Sugi_1.0, whole genome shotgun sequence encodes:
- the LOC131054835 gene encoding pentatricopeptide repeat-containing protein At4g21065-like isoform X1 — MPYTAYLRAFCREGRLKEALHILLTTHNPPVDSSTYLQLLQTCISKNGFSEACRVFDHMTERDVFSWNVMIAAYRRHGFPQNALTLFYQMQRTDVQPDRITFASILPACARMGALEQGIEIYEKVIECGFLSDVVIGNGLIDMFAKCGRIEKARELFDKMPLRNVFSWNMMIAGYTQYGFLNEASRLFTEMPQRDAVSWNAMITGYVQNGFIDEATRLFKEMPQPNLVSWNAMIAGFAQNELVAKALETFKEMQLAGVNPDSATICSILPPCAKLGELGLGMEFHRRIIEWGFTSDVIVVTALIDMYAKCGSVQNARNLFDRMSTRDAVLWTAMIAGYGQNGALDDALKLFNEMPRRDVVSWNAVIAGYVQNGLVEKAMDIFHEMQSAGVKPNSSTFVSILPACAKMGALEQGMAFHQTIIECRFLSNVEVGNALIAMYAKCGSLQKARKLFDKMHQPNVISWTAMIAGYAMHGYGKDALKLFELMKYSRTKPNHISFVCALYACSHAGLVDEGCKYYDCMSESYCITPTMDHYVCMVDLLGRAGYLEETLNFIIKMPIKPDMVVWMCFLSACRLHKNIELGEFAATLVYELDPEHAAPYVLLSDIYAEVCRWDDVQNVWKLMKDRGIKKMPGCSWIEVHKTVHVFSAGDRSHPQTQAIYTKLEELSCEMKAAGYILDSVPAVNNIEEEEKELFTCHHSEKLAMAFGLLNTPPGRTIRVVKNLRVCVDCHITTKFISKIVGREIVVRDANRFHHFKHGQCSCGDYW; from the exons ATGCCATACACCGCCTATCTTAGAGCATTCTGCAGAGAAGGTCGCTTGAAAGAGGCGCTACACATACTGCTTACTACACATAACCCTCCTGTAGACTCTTCTACATATCTTCAACTATTGCAGACTTGCATTTCCAAGAATGGGTTTTCAGAGG CTTGCAGAGTTTTCGACCACATGACAGAACGAGACGTCTTCTCATGGAATGTGATGATTGCAGCTTACCGAAGACATGGGTTTCCTCAAAACGCATTGACACTGTTTTACCAAATGCAACGAACTGATGTGCAACCGGATCGGATCACGTTTGCCAGTATTCTCCCCGCATGTGCCagaatgggagctttggaacagggtatagaGATCTATGAAAAAGTAATTGAATGTGggtttttgtcagatgttgtaattGGAAATGGCTTGATAGACATGTTTGCTAAATGCGGAAGAATAGAGAAGGCCCGCGAGTTGTTTGATAAAATGCCTCTACGAAATGTGTTCTCATGGAATATGATGATTGCTGGATATACACAATATGGTTTTTTGAATGAAGCTTCAAGACTTTTCACAGAAATGCCACAACGAGATGCGGTCTCGTGGAACGCCATGATTACAGGATATGTGCAAAATGGCTTTATTGACGAGGCTACGAGACTTTTTAAAGAAATGCCTCAGCCAAACTTGGTCtcgtggaatgcaatgattgccGGATTTGCACAGAACGAGCTTGTTGCAAAGGCATTGGAGACATTTAaggaaatgcaattggcaggtgtaaatccGGACTCAGCAACCATTTGCAGTATCCTCCCACCGTGTGCCAAACTTGGAGAACTGGGACTGGGCATGGAGTTCCATCGAAGAATAATTGAATGGGGATTTACATCAGATGTTATAGTTGTCACTGCactgatagacatgtatgcaaaatgtggaagtgtACAAAATGCACGCAATTTGTTTGATAGAATGTCTACACGAGATGCAGTCTTATGGACtgcgatgattgcaggatatgGACAAAATGGTGCTCTTGATGATGCCTTAAAGCTTTTCAATGAAATGCCTCGACGAGATGTGGTTTCATGGAATGCAGTCATTGCTGGATATGTGCAAAATGGACTTGTTGAAAAGGCCATGGATATTTTTCATGAAATGCAATctgcaggtgtaaagccaaactcCTCAACATTTGTCAGCATTCTCCCAGCGTGTGCGAAAATGGGTGCTTTGGAACAGGGCATGGCATTCCATCAAACAATCATTGAATGTAGGTTTTTGTCAAATGTGGAAGTTGGGAATGCCTTGATAGCCATGTATGCTAAATGTGGAAGCCTACAGAAGGCACGCAAATTGTTTGACAAGATGCATCAGCCGAATGTGAtttcgtggactgcaatgattgcaggatatgcaatgCATGGCTATGGCAAAGATGCCCTTAAACTCTTCGAACTAATGAAGTACTCCAGAACCAAGCCTAACCATATAAGTTTTGTTTGTGCTTTGTATGCATGCAGCCATGCAGGTCTAGTGGATGAAGGCTGTAAATATTATGATTGCATGAGTGAATCGTATTGCATTACACCTACAATGGACCATTATGTATGCATGGTAGATCTTCTCGGCCGTGCTGGCTATCTTGAGGAAACCCTAAActtcatcatcaaaatgccaattaaACCTGATATGGTTGTGTGGATGTGCTTTCTAAGCGCTTGTCGATTACACAAAAATATAGAGCTAGGAGAATTTGCTGCAACACTAGTTTATGAGTTAGATCCTGAACATGCTGCACCATATGTTCTTCTGTCAGACATTTATGCAGAAGTGTGCAGGTGGGATGATGTTCAAAATGTATGGAAATTGATGAAAGATAGAGGGATTAAGAAGATGcctggatgtagttggattgaagtCCATAAAACTGTACATGTTTTTAGTGCAGGAGACAGATCACACCCACAAACACAGGCCATTTATACAAAGTTGGAGGAACTGTCTTGTGAGATGAAGGCAGCAGGGTATATTTTAGATTCAGTCCCTGCAGTGAATAATATTGAGGAGGAGGAGAAGGAACTATTCACCTGCCACCATAGTGAGAAGTTGGCAATGGCGTTTGGTTTATTAAACACACCCCCAGGAAGAACTATTAGAGTTGTCAAAAATCTTCGTGTGTGTGTAGACTGCCACATTACAACCAAGTTTATCTCCAAGATCGTTGGAAGAGAAATTGTTGTGAGAGATGCCAATCGGTTCCATCATTTTAAACATGGACAATGTTCTTGTGGAGATTATTGGTGA
- the LOC131054835 gene encoding pentatricopeptide repeat-containing protein At4g02750-like isoform X2: MTERDVFSWNVMIAAYRRHGFPQNALTLFYQMQRTDVQPDRITFASILPACARMGALEQGIEIYEKVIECGFLSDVVIGNGLIDMFAKCGRIEKARELFDKMPLRNVFSWNMMIAGYTQYGFLNEASRLFTEMPQRDAVSWNAMITGYVQNGFIDEATRLFKEMPQPNLVSWNAMIAGFAQNELVAKALETFKEMQLAGVNPDSATICSILPPCAKLGELGLGMEFHRRIIEWGFTSDVIVVTALIDMYAKCGSVQNARNLFDRMSTRDAVLWTAMIAGYGQNGALDDALKLFNEMPRRDVVSWNAVIAGYVQNGLVEKAMDIFHEMQSAGVKPNSSTFVSILPACAKMGALEQGMAFHQTIIECRFLSNVEVGNALIAMYAKCGSLQKARKLFDKMHQPNVISWTAMIAGYAMHGYGKDALKLFELMKYSRTKPNHISFVCALYACSHAGLVDEGCKYYDCMSESYCITPTMDHYVCMVDLLGRAGYLEETLNFIIKMPIKPDMVVWMCFLSACRLHKNIELGEFAATLVYELDPEHAAPYVLLSDIYAEVCRWDDVQNVWKLMKDRGIKKMPGCSWIEVHKTVHVFSAGDRSHPQTQAIYTKLEELSCEMKAAGYILDSVPAVNNIEEEEKELFTCHHSEKLAMAFGLLNTPPGRTIRVVKNLRVCVDCHITTKFISKIVGREIVVRDANRFHHFKHGQCSCGDYW, translated from the coding sequence ATGACAGAACGAGACGTCTTCTCATGGAATGTGATGATTGCAGCTTACCGAAGACATGGGTTTCCTCAAAACGCATTGACACTGTTTTACCAAATGCAACGAACTGATGTGCAACCGGATCGGATCACGTTTGCCAGTATTCTCCCCGCATGTGCCagaatgggagctttggaacagggtatagaGATCTATGAAAAAGTAATTGAATGTGggtttttgtcagatgttgtaattGGAAATGGCTTGATAGACATGTTTGCTAAATGCGGAAGAATAGAGAAGGCCCGCGAGTTGTTTGATAAAATGCCTCTACGAAATGTGTTCTCATGGAATATGATGATTGCTGGATATACACAATATGGTTTTTTGAATGAAGCTTCAAGACTTTTCACAGAAATGCCACAACGAGATGCGGTCTCGTGGAACGCCATGATTACAGGATATGTGCAAAATGGCTTTATTGACGAGGCTACGAGACTTTTTAAAGAAATGCCTCAGCCAAACTTGGTCtcgtggaatgcaatgattgccGGATTTGCACAGAACGAGCTTGTTGCAAAGGCATTGGAGACATTTAaggaaatgcaattggcaggtgtaaatccGGACTCAGCAACCATTTGCAGTATCCTCCCACCGTGTGCCAAACTTGGAGAACTGGGACTGGGCATGGAGTTCCATCGAAGAATAATTGAATGGGGATTTACATCAGATGTTATAGTTGTCACTGCactgatagacatgtatgcaaaatgtggaagtgtACAAAATGCACGCAATTTGTTTGATAGAATGTCTACACGAGATGCAGTCTTATGGACtgcgatgattgcaggatatgGACAAAATGGTGCTCTTGATGATGCCTTAAAGCTTTTCAATGAAATGCCTCGACGAGATGTGGTTTCATGGAATGCAGTCATTGCTGGATATGTGCAAAATGGACTTGTTGAAAAGGCCATGGATATTTTTCATGAAATGCAATctgcaggtgtaaagccaaactcCTCAACATTTGTCAGCATTCTCCCAGCGTGTGCGAAAATGGGTGCTTTGGAACAGGGCATGGCATTCCATCAAACAATCATTGAATGTAGGTTTTTGTCAAATGTGGAAGTTGGGAATGCCTTGATAGCCATGTATGCTAAATGTGGAAGCCTACAGAAGGCACGCAAATTGTTTGACAAGATGCATCAGCCGAATGTGAtttcgtggactgcaatgattgcaggatatgcaatgCATGGCTATGGCAAAGATGCCCTTAAACTCTTCGAACTAATGAAGTACTCCAGAACCAAGCCTAACCATATAAGTTTTGTTTGTGCTTTGTATGCATGCAGCCATGCAGGTCTAGTGGATGAAGGCTGTAAATATTATGATTGCATGAGTGAATCGTATTGCATTACACCTACAATGGACCATTATGTATGCATGGTAGATCTTCTCGGCCGTGCTGGCTATCTTGAGGAAACCCTAAActtcatcatcaaaatgccaattaaACCTGATATGGTTGTGTGGATGTGCTTTCTAAGCGCTTGTCGATTACACAAAAATATAGAGCTAGGAGAATTTGCTGCAACACTAGTTTATGAGTTAGATCCTGAACATGCTGCACCATATGTTCTTCTGTCAGACATTTATGCAGAAGTGTGCAGGTGGGATGATGTTCAAAATGTATGGAAATTGATGAAAGATAGAGGGATTAAGAAGATGcctggatgtagttggattgaagtCCATAAAACTGTACATGTTTTTAGTGCAGGAGACAGATCACACCCACAAACACAGGCCATTTATACAAAGTTGGAGGAACTGTCTTGTGAGATGAAGGCAGCAGGGTATATTTTAGATTCAGTCCCTGCAGTGAATAATATTGAGGAGGAGGAGAAGGAACTATTCACCTGCCACCATAGTGAGAAGTTGGCAATGGCGTTTGGTTTATTAAACACACCCCCAGGAAGAACTATTAGAGTTGTCAAAAATCTTCGTGTGTGTGTAGACTGCCACATTACAACCAAGTTTATCTCCAAGATCGTTGGAAGAGAAATTGTTGTGAGAGATGCCAATCGGTTCCATCATTTTAAACATGGACAATGTTCTTGTGGAGATTATTGGTGA